One genomic window of Inquilinus sp. KBS0705 includes the following:
- a CDS encoding DUF3943 domain-containing protein yields the protein MTKTSTCHNTRFFALLLLVMLAAPFYVSAQTATDAQKLITDTVAKAPPKPRSYLPPPPQQKRFGRAAFELLGAEVVPQLFDRFVLKEDFAKTSFKTFGHNLNPNSWTWDSDLFVTNQFAHPYHGSLYFSAFRTNGYSFWQSTPAAFAGSYLWETFGEKDPPSPNDFINTSFGGIVLGEMTYRFANKIINNRQRGFKRQVNEVVGLLINPMNGLNRIIDGKWGKVYGNPTDRDSTRLTAEFDLGIRKFGAKVGAVTNYGQFGWFGRARLMYGNRYKDYRVPFSNIYANVEFGNDDSSGVNSVNVYGSLAGWEIRSNKDLQHLAILSANYDYISNEAFFYGGQSVKMNIFSQYDVSSRVKFTTSVNGGPVLIAAIPNHGVFRGRAYDYTMGGSWGGGAGLNLMDKFTVGVDYRGAWLLTVNGNQSHYVLHAVTGEVRYQFTKALSVATEPGYLNLRSTYKDADDVTRIYPYLRLSARYSVDLYR from the coding sequence ATGACTAAAACCTCTACCTGTCATAACACACGGTTTTTTGCCTTATTGCTTTTGGTAATGCTTGCCGCGCCATTCTATGTATCCGCACAAACCGCAACTGATGCTCAAAAACTCATAACCGATACGGTTGCCAAAGCCCCGCCTAAACCCCGTAGCTACCTGCCACCGCCCCCACAACAAAAAAGATTTGGCCGCGCCGCTTTTGAATTGCTTGGAGCCGAAGTGGTGCCCCAACTATTTGACCGCTTTGTACTAAAGGAAGATTTCGCCAAAACATCTTTTAAAACCTTTGGCCACAACCTTAACCCCAACAGCTGGACCTGGGACAGCGACCTGTTTGTAACCAACCAGTTTGCACACCCTTACCATGGCAGCTTATATTTTAGCGCTTTCCGTACCAATGGCTATAGCTTTTGGCAGTCGACCCCGGCAGCTTTTGCGGGCAGTTACTTATGGGAAACCTTTGGCGAAAAAGACCCGCCATCGCCAAACGACTTTATTAATACCAGCTTTGGCGGTATTGTACTGGGTGAGATGACCTACCGCTTTGCCAACAAAATTATCAATAACCGGCAGCGTGGGTTTAAACGCCAGGTGAACGAAGTGGTAGGCCTTTTAATAAACCCTATGAATGGCCTTAACCGCATTATTGATGGCAAGTGGGGCAAGGTATACGGCAACCCTACCGACAGGGACTCGACCCGGTTAACCGCCGAGTTTGACCTGGGTATACGCAAATTTGGTGCTAAGGTAGGCGCGGTAACCAACTACGGGCAATTTGGCTGGTTTGGCCGTGCCCGATTAATGTATGGTAACCGCTATAAAGATTACCGGGTACCCTTTAGTAACATTTATGCCAACGTGGAGTTTGGTAACGACGATAGCTCGGGCGTAAACTCGGTAAACGTCTACGGCTCGCTGGCCGGCTGGGAAATACGTTCTAATAAGGATCTGCAACATCTGGCCATCCTATCTGCCAATTACGATTACATCAGCAACGAAGCGTTCTTTTATGGCGGGCAAAGCGTTAAGATGAACATCTTTTCGCAGTACGACGTATCAAGCAGGGTTAAGTTTACCACATCGGTAAACGGCGGGCCGGTGCTGATTGCCGCTATACCTAACCATGGTGTTTTTAGGGGCCGCGCATACGATTACACCATGGGTGGTAGCTGGGGCGGTGGTGCCGGTTTAAACCTGATGGATAAGTTTACCGTAGGGGTAGATTACCGGGGTGCCTGGCTGCTAACAGTAAATGGCAACCAATCGCATTATGTTTTACATGCGGTAACAGGCGAGGTGCGTTACCAGTTTACCAAGGCCCTCTCGGTAGCTACCGAGCCGGGGTATTTAAACCTGCGCAGCACCTACAAAGATGCCGACGACGTTACCCGCATTTACCCCTACTTAAGGTTGTCTGCCAGATATTCTGTTGATCTTTATAGATAA